Proteins from one Salvelinus sp. IW2-2015 linkage group LG32, ASM291031v2, whole genome shotgun sequence genomic window:
- the ccr9a gene encoding C-C chemokine receptor type 9a — protein sequence MSIIGDLVTSPMEVYDYDSSFTPTAGEDNLEDFMCDKAPIRAFRGQYEPPLYWTIIILGGLGNLTVVWIYLHFRQRLKTMTDVYLLNLAVADLFFLGTLPLWAVEATQGWSFGSGICKVTLALYKINFFSSMLLLTCISVDRYVVIVQTTMAQNSKRQRLSCSKLVCACVWLLAMALALPEFMFANVKELEGRGYCTMVYWSNQDNCTKILVLXLQICMGFCLPLLVMVFCYAGIIRTLLKTRSFQKHKALRVILVVVAVFVLSQLPYNSVLVMEATQAANSTETDCSAAKRFDVVGQVLKSLSYTHACLNPFLYVFVGVRFRRDILKLLRIYHCWPAKGKLSKIQGGPGRSSVMSDTDTTQALSL from the coding sequence GTGTATGACTATGACTCCAGCTTCACCCCAACGGCTGGTGAGGACAATCTGGAAGACTTTATGTGTGACAAAGCTCCCATCAGGGCATTCCGAGGCCAGTACGAACCGCCTCTCTACTGGACCATCATCATCCTGGGCGGCCTGGGCAACCTGACCGTGGTTTGGATCTACCTGCACTTCCGCCAGCGTCTCAAGACCATGACCGATGTCTACCTGTTGAACCTAGCTGTGGCCGACCTCTTCTTCCTGGGCACTCTGCCCCTCTGGGCCGTGGAGGCCACCCAGGGATGGAGCTTCGGCTCGGGCATCTGCAAGGTCACCTTGGCCCTCTACAAGATCAACTTCTTCAGCAGCATGCTGCTGCTCACCTGCATCAGCGTTGATCGCTACGTGGTCATCGTCCAGACCACCATGGCCCAGAACTCCAAGAGACAGCGCCTGAGCTGCAGCAAGTTGGTGTGCGCCTGCGTCTGGCTACTGGCCATGGCGTTGGCCCTGCCTGAGTTCATGTTCGCCAACGTCAAGGAGCTGGAGGGCCGGGGCTACTGCACCATGGTCTACTGGAGCAACCAGGACAACTGCACCAAGATCCTGGTCCTGGSGCTTCAGATCTGCATGggcttctgcctgcccctgctgGTCATGGTGTTCTGCTATGCCGGCATCATCCGCACCCTTCTCAAAACCCGCAGCTTCCAGAAACACAAGGCGTTGCGCGTGATCCTGGTGGTGGTGGCTGTGTTTGTCCTCTCCCAGTTGCCGTACAACAGCGTGCTGGTGATGGAGGCCACCCAGGCGGCCAACAGCACTGAGACAGACTGCAGTGCGGCAAAGCGGTTCGACGTGGTCGGCCAGGTGCTGAAGAGCCTGTCTTACACGCACGCCTGCCTCAATCCCTTCCTGTATGTGTTTGTGGGGGTACGTTTCCGCAGAGATATCCTCAAGCTTCTCCGCATCTACCACTGCTGGCCGGCCAAGGGGAAACTCAGCAAGATCCAGGGAGGCCCCGGGCGCTCCTCAGTCATGTCCGACACGGACACCACACAAGCACTCTCGCTTTGA